The following are encoded together in the Rhizobium tumorigenes genome:
- a CDS encoding ABC transporter permease, producing MSLSVAENIPDAPTIDDEADGSGHRYRLAGNWRSASIHGVLRRIDDLSKRTSGGDVVIDLTGLSDVDTAGVLLIRRLKLSQESHDATVTIEGSNDHIDELLKSFDEDASEIAAQEKPKVPLLDRIFSPMGEKVAELGSFFVAAMYILGSAVRGAQLKLGRGSGVSPASIVNQLDHMGVRAVPIILVMSYLIGAIIAQQSAFQLRYFGAEVFVVDLVGILQLREIGVLLTAIMIAGRSGSAITAEIGSMKMREEVDALKVMGLNPIGVLIFPRLVALTIALPLLTVLANFASLLGAATVTYTYSGITFATFIARLHEAISVSTVISGMIKAPFMALVIGIVAAVEGLKVGGSAESLGQHVTSSVVKSIFVVIMMDGVFAIFYAAIDF from the coding sequence ATGAGTTTGAGCGTAGCTGAAAACATACCGGATGCGCCGACGATCGACGATGAAGCCGATGGTTCCGGTCATCGTTACCGGCTTGCAGGCAATTGGCGCAGCGCGAGCATCCACGGCGTGCTGCGACGAATAGACGACCTTTCCAAGCGCACGAGCGGCGGTGACGTCGTTATCGATCTCACTGGCCTGTCCGATGTCGATACTGCGGGCGTGCTGCTGATCCGCAGGCTGAAGCTCAGCCAGGAATCGCACGATGCGACCGTCACGATCGAAGGATCGAACGACCACATCGACGAACTGCTGAAATCGTTCGACGAGGATGCAAGCGAGATCGCGGCCCAGGAAAAACCGAAAGTGCCGCTGCTTGACCGGATATTCTCGCCGATGGGTGAGAAAGTCGCTGAGCTCGGCAGCTTCTTCGTGGCCGCCATGTACATCCTCGGCTCGGCCGTTCGCGGTGCGCAGCTGAAGCTTGGTCGCGGCAGTGGCGTTTCTCCGGCATCCATCGTCAACCAGCTCGATCACATGGGCGTTCGCGCCGTGCCGATCATCCTGGTAATGTCCTATCTGATCGGTGCGATCATCGCCCAGCAGAGCGCCTTCCAGCTGCGCTATTTCGGTGCGGAAGTTTTCGTGGTCGATCTGGTCGGCATCCTGCAGCTGCGCGAAATCGGCGTGCTGCTGACCGCCATCATGATCGCCGGCCGTTCGGGCAGCGCGATCACGGCCGAAATCGGCTCGATGAAGATGCGCGAAGAAGTCGATGCGCTGAAGGTCATGGGCCTGAACCCGATCGGCGTGCTGATCTTTCCGCGGCTGGTGGCGCTGACCATTGCCCTGCCGCTGCTGACGGTTCTGGCCAACTTTGCATCGCTACTGGGTGCCGCGACCGTCACCTACACCTATTCGGGCATAACCTTCGCGACGTTTATTGCCCGTCTGCACGAGGCGATCAGCGTATCGACGGTGATTTCGGGTATGATCAAGGCGCCTTTCATGGCGCTGGTGATCGGTATCGTCGCCGCAGTCGAAGGCCTGAAGGTCGGCGGCAGCGCCGAGTCCCTCGGTCAGCACGTCACATCTTCCGTTGTGAAGTCGATCTTCGTCGTCATCATGATGGACGGTGTGTTTGCCATCTTCTACGCCGCAATCGATTTTTAA
- the dgcA gene encoding N-acetyl-D-Glu racemase DgcA, with amino-acid sequence MSRLLNVQMNSWPIAGTFTISRGSKTTAEVVTCNISESEWQGSGECVPYRRYGETIESVISEIESVRTAVASGMTREELAVVMKPGAARNAVDCALWDLEAKRTGISVARTIGLSTMEPRTTAFTISLGEPEVMAAAAGAQAHRALLKVKIGTSDDESRICAVRMAAPQSAIILDANEGWTEDNLARHLEISAEAGIALVEQPLPAGNDRLLATIRRPVPVCADESVHHTGDLESLRDRYDAINIKLDKTGGLTEALRMKAEGERLGFRIMVGCMVGTSLAMAPALMLAQDAAFVDLDGPLLLARDREPGLRYEGSLVFPPLSELWG; translated from the coding sequence ATGTCACGCCTTCTCAATGTCCAAATGAATTCCTGGCCGATCGCCGGCACATTCACCATTTCGCGTGGCAGTAAGACCACAGCGGAGGTCGTCACATGCAACATTAGCGAGAGCGAATGGCAGGGAAGTGGCGAATGCGTGCCTTATCGGCGCTACGGCGAGACAATCGAAAGCGTCATTTCGGAGATCGAGTCGGTCCGGACTGCCGTCGCATCGGGCATGACTCGCGAAGAGTTGGCGGTCGTCATGAAGCCCGGCGCTGCTAGAAACGCCGTCGACTGCGCGCTCTGGGATCTCGAGGCAAAGCGCACCGGTATATCGGTGGCGCGGACCATCGGCCTTTCGACGATGGAACCGCGCACGACCGCCTTTACGATTTCGCTGGGCGAGCCCGAGGTTATGGCGGCGGCAGCCGGCGCACAGGCGCACCGCGCCCTGCTTAAAGTCAAGATCGGCACCTCCGATGACGAAAGCCGTATCTGCGCGGTACGCATGGCAGCGCCGCAATCGGCGATCATCCTCGATGCGAATGAAGGATGGACGGAAGACAATCTTGCCCGCCACCTCGAGATCTCCGCCGAGGCCGGGATTGCCTTGGTCGAGCAGCCCCTGCCCGCCGGCAACGACAGGCTGCTGGCAACTATCAGAAGGCCCGTCCCCGTCTGCGCCGACGAAAGCGTCCATCACACCGGCGATCTCGAAAGCCTGCGCGACCGCTACGACGCCATCAACATCAAGCTCGACAAGACAGGCGGGCTGACGGAGGCACTCCGCATGAAGGCAGAGGGCGAGCGTCTGGGCTTCCGGATCATGGTCGGCTGCATGGTGGGCACATCGCTGGCGATGGCACCGGCGCTGATGCTGGCGCAGGACGCAGCCTTCGTCGATCTCGACGGACCGCTGCTGCTTGCCCGCGACCGCGAACCGGGATTGCGCTACGAGGGTTCGCTGGTCTTTCCGCCGCTCTCGGAATTGTGGGGCTGA
- a CDS encoding MFS transporter has protein sequence MIPATMTSTGREAPAYFRLRSALSYCAPLIVNGIALPFFPLFLATLKFNDQQIGIILALPMVVRVLVAPVVALFADRMRERATVLLWSGGLSLLTAIALFWTDDFATVLLVYALQGATYAPYLPVVESITISGVRRWGIDYGSTRVWGSIAFIVSTLIGGQVIGAFGGRMVLPLMVIGFILTTVMALYCPRIGPTRRRGLPLDIKAPPIGNALRNPRLLLTMIGVSVQQASHALFYTFASIYWHQIGFSGTQVGILWSAGVAAEVTIFFLSKRLGRRFSAWTLMRFGAAMCVCRWIVFPMDLGFAGHFVLQCFHAFTYACVHIGVQRRIVATVQETQEASAQGVYFFYNGMCLGIATIASGYVYGWLGTSGFYLMALIAAAGLAMIVVASRLQPHNSESGGKTSEPS, from the coding sequence ATGATTCCCGCAACGATGACTTCGACGGGCAGGGAGGCTCCTGCCTATTTCCGGCTGCGCAGCGCCCTGTCCTATTGTGCCCCGCTGATCGTCAACGGCATCGCCCTGCCGTTCTTTCCTTTGTTCCTCGCGACACTGAAGTTCAACGACCAGCAGATCGGCATCATTCTCGCCCTGCCGATGGTCGTGCGCGTGCTGGTGGCGCCAGTCGTGGCGCTGTTTGCCGACAGGATGCGGGAGCGGGCGACCGTGCTTCTCTGGTCCGGGGGCCTGTCGCTGTTGACCGCGATCGCGCTGTTCTGGACCGACGACTTCGCGACCGTCCTGTTGGTCTATGCGCTGCAGGGCGCCACCTATGCGCCTTACCTGCCGGTGGTCGAGTCGATTACTATCTCGGGGGTCCGCCGCTGGGGCATCGATTACGGTTCGACCCGGGTGTGGGGATCGATCGCCTTCATTGTCTCGACGCTGATCGGCGGGCAGGTGATCGGCGCGTTCGGCGGCAGGATGGTTTTGCCGCTGATGGTCATTGGCTTCATCCTGACGACTGTGATGGCGCTCTATTGTCCCCGCATCGGGCCAACGCGGCGTCGCGGCCTGCCTCTCGACATCAAGGCGCCGCCCATCGGCAATGCGCTCAGGAACCCGCGCCTGCTGCTGACCATGATCGGCGTTTCGGTCCAGCAGGCAAGCCATGCGCTTTTCTACACATTCGCCTCGATCTACTGGCACCAGATCGGTTTTTCAGGCACGCAGGTGGGGATACTCTGGAGCGCCGGGGTGGCGGCCGAGGTGACGATCTTCTTCCTCTCCAAACGGCTGGGGCGCCGGTTCAGTGCCTGGACCCTGATGCGCTTTGGCGCGGCGATGTGCGTCTGCCGGTGGATCGTCTTTCCGATGGACCTCGGCTTTGCCGGTCACTTCGTGCTGCAGTGCTTTCACGCCTTCACCTATGCCTGCGTCCATATCGGGGTGCAGCGCCGCATCGTGGCGACGGTGCAGGAGACGCAGGAGGCCTCCGCGCAGGGCGTCTACTTCTTCTATAACGGCATGTGCCTCGGCATCGCGACCATCGCCTCCGGCTATGTCTACGGCTGGCTCGGCACCTCGGGTTTCTACCTGATGGCGCTGATCGCGGCTGCCGGGCTCGCCATGATCGTCGTCGCCTCCCGCCTTCAGCCCCACAATTCCGAGAGCGGCGGAAAGACCAGCGAACCCTCGTAG
- a CDS encoding UDP-2,3-diacylglucosamine diphosphatase: protein MDTRHFRTLFISDVHLGSKAAKADYLLDFLRYHEADTLYLVGDIIDGWRLKRSWYWPQDCNDVVQKILRKARKGTRIVYIPGNHDEFLRDFPGSHFGGIEVAQRAIHTTADGKTYLVLHGDEFDVVVRNARLLAYLGDWAYDVAIVLNIALASIRRRLGMPYWSFSAWAKQQVKHAVNFIGEFQRVVAEEAKRNHADGVICGHIHHAVIEDIDGLRYINTGDWVESCTAIAEHEDGSFELITWRQILDAKPAAAVAESRQDRLPSRPAMDLALMMAEAKAASGLTAAE, encoded by the coding sequence ATGGACACTCGACACTTCCGAACCCTGTTCATTTCCGACGTTCATCTGGGATCGAAGGCCGCCAAGGCGGACTATCTTCTCGACTTCCTGCGCTATCACGAAGCCGATACCCTGTACCTCGTCGGCGACATCATCGACGGCTGGCGCCTGAAGCGCAGCTGGTACTGGCCCCAGGATTGCAACGACGTCGTCCAGAAGATCCTGCGCAAGGCGCGCAAGGGCACGCGCATCGTCTACATCCCCGGCAATCACGACGAATTCCTGCGCGATTTCCCGGGTAGCCATTTCGGCGGTATCGAGGTCGCCCAACGGGCGATCCACACCACTGCCGACGGCAAGACCTATCTCGTGCTGCACGGCGACGAGTTCGATGTCGTAGTGCGCAACGCCCGGCTGCTCGCTTATCTCGGCGACTGGGCCTACGACGTCGCCATCGTGTTGAATATCGCGCTCGCCAGCATTCGTCGCCGGCTTGGCATGCCTTACTGGTCGTTCTCGGCCTGGGCCAAGCAGCAGGTCAAGCATGCGGTCAACTTCATCGGCGAGTTCCAGCGCGTGGTGGCCGAAGAGGCAAAGCGCAACCATGCCGACGGGGTCATCTGTGGCCACATCCACCACGCCGTCATCGAGGACATCGATGGCCTGCGCTACATCAACACCGGCGACTGGGTGGAAAGCTGCACGGCGATTGCCGAGCACGAGGATGGCAGTTTCGAACTGATCACCTGGCGCCAGATCCTGGACGCCAAGCCTGCTGCGGCCGTTGCAGAGAGCCGCCAGGATCGCCTGCCGTCGCGCCCGGCCATGGACCTTGCGCTGATGATGGCCGAAGCAAAAGCGGCATCCGGTTTGACCGCCGCCGAGTGA
- a CDS encoding NADP-dependent malic enzyme encodes MDPQDASKAQKNMTSGDLDEQALFFHRYPRPGKLEIQATKPLGNQRDLALAYSPGVAAPCLAIRDNPEMAAEYTSRANLVAVISNGTAVLGLGNIGPLASKPVMEGKAVLFKKFAGIDVFDIEIEAPTVDEMVSTISALEPTFGGINLEDIKAPECFDVERRLREMMKIPVFHDDQHGTAIIVAAAILNGLELAGKTIENVKIVASGAGAAALACLNLLVILGAKRENIWVHDIEGLVYTDRNVLMDEWKSVYAQPSDKRTLAESIGGADVFLGLSAAGVLKPELLVQMAEKPLIMALANPNPEIMPELARAARPDAMICTGRSDFPNQVNNVLCFPYIFRGALDCGATTINEEMKMAAVRAIAALAREAPSDVAARAYTGETPIFGPEYLIPSPFDPRLILRIAPAVAKAAEDSGVALRPITDFDAYLDTLNRFVFRSGFVMKPIFAAAKLAQPKRVVFSEGEDERVLRAAQVLLEENTAVPILIGRPSVIETRLKRYGLKIRPHTDFEVINPEDDPRFRDYADLYFSLVGRSGVIPEAARTIVRTNTTVIGALALKRGDADALICGLEGRYERHLRVVRQIIGKRNNVRDFSAMSLLISQRGNTFYTDTYVNFNPTAEEIAESTVLAAEEIRRFGITPRAALVSHSNFGSRESESATKMRNALRLIRLAAPDLEVDGEMHGDSAISEHLRRRVMPDSTLTDEANLLVFPNLDAANITLGVVKEMIDGLHVGPILLGTALPAHILSPSVTSRGVVNMAAVAVVEASQPG; translated from the coding sequence ATGGACCCGCAGGATGCATCGAAGGCACAGAAGAACATGACCAGCGGTGACCTCGACGAACAGGCGCTTTTCTTCCACCGCTATCCCCGTCCGGGCAAGCTGGAGATCCAGGCGACCAAGCCGCTCGGCAACCAGCGCGACCTGGCGCTCGCCTATTCGCCGGGCGTCGCCGCTCCCTGTCTCGCCATCCGCGACAACCCGGAAATGGCCGCCGAATATACCTCGCGCGCCAACCTCGTGGCCGTCATATCCAACGGCACGGCTGTTCTCGGCCTCGGCAACATCGGTCCGCTCGCCTCCAAGCCGGTGATGGAAGGCAAGGCCGTCCTGTTCAAGAAGTTCGCCGGCATCGACGTCTTCGATATCGAGATCGAGGCACCGACCGTCGACGAGATGGTGTCGACGATCTCGGCACTGGAGCCGACCTTCGGCGGCATCAATCTCGAGGACATCAAGGCGCCCGAGTGCTTCGACGTCGAGCGCCGGCTGCGCGAGATGATGAAGATCCCGGTCTTCCACGACGACCAGCACGGCACTGCGATCATCGTGGCCGCCGCCATCCTGAACGGCCTGGAACTGGCTGGCAAGACGATCGAGAACGTCAAGATCGTCGCATCCGGTGCCGGCGCTGCCGCCCTCGCCTGTCTCAACCTTTTGGTCATTCTCGGCGCCAAGCGCGAAAACATCTGGGTCCACGATATCGAGGGCCTGGTCTACACCGACCGCAACGTGCTGATGGACGAGTGGAAGTCGGTCTATGCCCAGCCGAGCGACAAGCGGACGCTGGCCGAATCGATCGGCGGCGCCGATGTGTTCCTCGGCCTGTCGGCCGCTGGCGTGCTGAAGCCGGAACTGCTGGTACAGATGGCCGAAAAGCCGCTGATCATGGCGCTCGCCAATCCCAACCCAGAAATCATGCCGGAACTCGCCCGCGCCGCCCGGCCCGACGCGATGATCTGCACCGGGCGCTCGGATTTCCCGAACCAGGTCAACAACGTCCTCTGCTTCCCCTACATCTTCCGCGGCGCGCTGGATTGCGGCGCGACGACGATCAACGAGGAAATGAAGATGGCCGCAGTGCGCGCCATCGCAGCCCTTGCCCGCGAAGCGCCGTCCGATGTTGCCGCCCGCGCCTACACAGGCGAGACGCCGATCTTCGGCCCGGAATATCTGATCCCCTCGCCCTTCGATCCCCGCCTGATCCTGCGCATCGCCCCGGCCGTCGCCAAGGCTGCGGAAGATAGCGGCGTGGCGCTTCGCCCGATCACCGATTTCGACGCCTACCTCGATACGCTCAACCGCTTCGTCTTCCGCTCCGGCTTCGTCATGAAGCCGATCTTTGCGGCCGCCAAGCTCGCCCAGCCGAAGCGCGTCGTGTTTTCCGAAGGCGAAGACGAACGCGTGCTGCGCGCCGCCCAGGTGCTGCTCGAGGAAAACACAGCCGTGCCGATCCTCATCGGCCGCCCCAGCGTCATCGAGACACGCCTGAAGCGCTACGGCCTGAAAATCCGCCCGCACACCGATTTCGAAGTCATCAACCCGGAAGACGATCCGCGCTTCCGCGACTACGCCGACCTCTATTTCTCGCTTGTCGGCCGCAGCGGCGTCATCCCGGAGGCAGCCCGCACAATCGTCCGCACCAACACCACCGTCATCGGCGCACTGGCGCTGAAGCGTGGCGACGCCGACGCACTGATCTGCGGCCTCGAAGGCCGCTACGAGCGGCACCTGCGCGTCGTCCGCCAGATCATCGGCAAGCGTAACAATGTCCGCGACTTCTCGGCCATGAGCCTGCTGATCTCGCAGCGCGGCAACACTTTCTACACGGACACCTACGTCAACTTTAATCCGACGGCGGAAGAGATTGCCGAATCGACTGTGCTGGCAGCCGAGGAGATCCGCCGCTTCGGGATCACGCCACGCGCCGCCCTCGTCTCGCATTCGAACTTCGGCTCGCGCGAATCGGAGAGCGCCACGAAGATGCGCAATGCCCTGCGGCTGATCCGGCTTGCAGCCCCGGATCTCGAGGTCGATGGCGAAATGCATGGCGACAGCGCGATTTCCGAGCATCTGCGCCGCCGGGTCATGCCGGACAGCACGCTGACCGACGAGGCCAACCTTCTGGTGTTCCCGAACCTCGATGCGGCCAACATCACGCTTGGCGTAGTCAAGGAGATGATCGACGGGCTGCATGTCGGCCCGATCCTGCTCGGAACGGCCCTGCCGGCCCATATCCTGTCGCCCTCGGTCACCTCCCGTGGCGTCGTCAACATGGCAGCCGTGGCCGTGGTCGAGGCGTCGCAGCCCGGCTGA
- a CDS encoding DUF2865 domain-containing protein, with amino-acid sequence MAAPLAAQTNAICDDLRGQMANLSETVGTNRQLRQYRTAIAEQVSELRKVENDLEDNECSSGSMVIINGDDDGTCGRIEDTLQRMQQNLQELVAKRDQMQRGDVSEGPTRNQLSAALRANGCEDQDSGDTIITNRPPPQAGIEPSYPATPGATTLDSSGGPSGNEPAPQSPIQSYAFGQSYGGGNVRTVCVRTCDGGFFPMTQNASPGDFQRDGETCARMCPGVKTELFFHRLPDQETSAMVSASSGTPYSAMPYAFAFRKRPPNEKTSCTCNLPAYYEEMRKQNALTKAPAAGTQQGSITTIIPKASPPALPTAPAKGDAPPVERPYDPSAGNIRQVGPAFLQPDQRKLDLTRPAAPGEQPQQ; translated from the coding sequence ATGGCAGCGCCACTGGCTGCCCAGACAAACGCAATCTGCGACGACCTGCGCGGCCAGATGGCCAATCTCAGCGAAACCGTCGGGACGAACCGCCAACTCCGGCAATACCGCACCGCCATTGCCGAGCAAGTGTCCGAGTTGCGAAAGGTCGAAAACGACCTTGAGGACAACGAGTGCTCGTCCGGCAGCATGGTGATCATAAACGGTGACGACGACGGCACCTGCGGACGGATCGAGGACACCCTGCAGCGCATGCAGCAGAACCTGCAGGAGCTCGTCGCCAAGCGCGACCAGATGCAGCGCGGAGACGTTTCGGAAGGACCCACGCGCAACCAGCTTTCCGCAGCGCTGCGCGCCAACGGCTGTGAAGATCAGGACAGCGGCGATACCATTATCACCAACCGCCCGCCCCCTCAGGCTGGCATCGAGCCCAGCTACCCCGCAACCCCGGGGGCAACCACGCTGGACAGCAGCGGCGGCCCCTCCGGCAACGAACCAGCCCCGCAGTCGCCGATCCAAAGCTACGCATTCGGTCAATCCTATGGTGGCGGCAATGTCCGCACGGTTTGTGTGCGCACCTGCGATGGCGGCTTCTTCCCGATGACCCAGAATGCATCGCCCGGCGATTTCCAGCGGGATGGCGAAACCTGCGCTAGGATGTGCCCGGGCGTGAAGACCGAGTTGTTCTTCCACCGCCTGCCCGATCAGGAAACATCGGCGATGGTATCGGCCTCCTCAGGCACGCCCTACAGTGCCATGCCCTACGCCTTCGCCTTCCGCAAACGGCCGCCGAACGAAAAGACCAGCTGCACCTGCAACCTGCCGGCCTATTACGAGGAAATGCGAAAGCAGAATGCACTGACCAAGGCTCCGGCCGCAGGCACGCAGCAAGGCTCGATCACGACGATCATCCCGAAAGCGTCGCCGCCGGCACTGCCGACGGCCCCCGCAAAGGGCGATGCGCCGCCGGTAGAACGGCCCTACGATCCGTCCGCCGGCAACATCCGCCAGGTCGGCCCGGCATTCCTGCAGCCCGACCAGCGCAAGCTAGACCTCACCCGTCCGGCCGCACCCGGCGAGCAGCCCCAACAATAG
- the bluB gene encoding 5,6-dimethylbenzimidazole synthase codes for MRPDCRDDLVRAHAFSVAERDAIYHAIETRRDVRDQFLPQPLPDDLIARLLRAAHHAPSVGFMQPWNFILVRDTAIREKAFEAFERANGEAALQFEGARRESYRSLKLEGIRKAPLSICITCDPDRAGPVVLGRTHNPRMDAYSTVCAVQNLWLAARAEGVGVGWVSIFHDADIRALLGIPERIEIIAWLCLGFVDELYGEPELAVKGWRQRLPLEDLVFENGWGQPQG; via the coding sequence ATGCGACCTGACTGCAGGGACGATCTCGTCCGGGCACACGCTTTTTCCGTCGCCGAGCGCGACGCCATCTACCACGCGATCGAAACGCGCAGGGACGTGCGGGACCAGTTCCTGCCGCAGCCGCTGCCGGACGACCTGATCGCAAGACTGCTGCGTGCTGCCCATCACGCGCCTTCTGTCGGCTTCATGCAGCCCTGGAATTTCATTCTCGTGCGCGACACCGCCATCCGTGAGAAGGCCTTCGAAGCCTTCGAGCGCGCCAATGGTGAGGCAGCACTACAGTTCGAGGGTGCTCGCCGCGAGAGTTACCGGTCGCTGAAACTCGAGGGTATCCGCAAGGCGCCGCTCAGCATCTGCATCACCTGCGATCCGGATCGCGCCGGGCCCGTCGTGCTCGGCCGCACCCACAATCCACGCATGGATGCCTACTCGACAGTCTGCGCCGTGCAGAACCTCTGGCTCGCGGCGCGCGCCGAGGGTGTCGGGGTCGGCTGGGTCAGCATTTTTCACGATGCCGATATCCGGGCGCTGCTCGGCATACCGGAGCGGATCGAGATCATCGCCTGGCTCTGCCTGGGGTTCGTCGACGAGCTCTATGGCGAACCGGAACTCGCCGTCAAAGGCTGGCGGCAGCGGTTGCCGCTGGAGGATCTGGTGTTCGAGAATGGCTGGGGCCAGCCGCAGGGCTGA
- a CDS encoding TolB family protein yields the protein MRSSVEIFNIATGRSRVVWQTDRLVEAPNFAPDGRYLLVNDDGLLCRLSLDGLATVERVDTGFASRCNNDHGISPDGTLIALCDKVQYGKSCIYLVPAEGGVPTQVTTNLPSYWHGWSPDGKHVSYCGIRGDLFDIYTASVEGGAETRLTHGEGRNDGPDWSADGAWIYFNSSRTGRMQIWRIRPDGRDLQQVTDDAFGNWFPHPSPKGDKVVLLSYDGDVFDHPRDLDVRLRLMDMDGGNITTLFELFGGQGTINVPSWSPDGEEFAFVRYEPER from the coding sequence ATGCGCAGTTCGGTCGAGATCTTCAACATTGCAACGGGTCGAAGCCGGGTCGTCTGGCAGACCGATCGGCTGGTCGAGGCGCCGAACTTTGCGCCGGACGGACGTTACCTGCTCGTCAACGATGACGGGCTTCTTTGCCGCCTGTCTCTCGACGGGCTCGCCACTGTCGAGCGCGTCGACACAGGCTTTGCCAGCCGTTGCAACAACGACCATGGCATCTCGCCCGATGGCACGCTGATCGCGCTCTGCGACAAGGTCCAGTACGGCAAGTCCTGCATCTATCTCGTCCCGGCGGAAGGCGGCGTCCCCACGCAGGTGACGACAAACCTGCCGTCCTACTGGCACGGCTGGTCGCCCGACGGAAAGCATGTCAGCTACTGCGGCATTCGCGGCGATCTGTTCGACATCTACACGGCCTCGGTCGAGGGCGGCGCGGAGACGCGGCTGACCCATGGCGAGGGCCGCAACGACGGGCCGGACTGGTCGGCCGATGGCGCATGGATTTATTTCAACTCAAGCCGGACCGGCCGTATGCAGATCTGGCGTATCCGACCTGACGGTCGCGACCTGCAGCAGGTGACCGACGATGCGTTCGGCAACTGGTTTCCCCATCCATCGCCGAAGGGCGACAAGGTGGTGCTGCTCTCCTACGATGGCGACGTCTTCGATCATCCGCGCGATCTCGACGTCCGCCTGCGGCTGATGGACATGGATGGCGGCAACATCACGACGTTGTTCGAGCTGTTCGGAGGCCAGGGGACGATCAACGTGCCGAGCTGGTCGCCCGATGGCGAGGAGTTCGCTTTTGTCCGGTACGAACCGGAGCGCTGA
- a CDS encoding DUF1003 domain-containing protein, which translates to MPNLPNFFHSHFDKSSDDLGVIEKRVLKRARERKVISTDVNAAFSANASVGERLADGIARVGGSWAFIVSFLLFLVAWTVLNTILLSSRAFDPYPFIFLNLILSMIAAIQAPIIMMSQNRQTERDRFEAAKDYEVNLKAELEVLSLHEKIDLQVLTELSALREEVGRITRLLEAKA; encoded by the coding sequence ATGCCCAACCTCCCGAACTTCTTTCACTCGCACTTCGATAAATCGTCGGACGACCTCGGCGTCATCGAGAAGCGGGTGCTCAAGCGGGCCCGCGAACGCAAGGTCATCTCGACGGACGTCAACGCTGCCTTTTCCGCAAACGCCTCCGTCGGGGAACGGCTCGCAGACGGGATCGCGCGCGTCGGCGGATCATGGGCGTTCATCGTCTCCTTCCTGCTATTCCTGGTCGCCTGGACGGTGCTGAACACCATCCTGCTGTCGTCGCGCGCCTTCGATCCCTACCCGTTCATCTTCCTCAACCTGATCCTCTCGATGATAGCAGCCATCCAGGCGCCGATCATCATGATGTCGCAGAACCGCCAGACCGAACGCGACCGCTTCGAGGCTGCCAAGGACTACGAAGTCAACCTCAAGGCCGAGCTGGAAGTCCTGTCGCTGCACGAGAAGATCGACCTGCAGGTGTTGACCGAGCTGTCCGCCCTCAGGGAGGAAGTGGGCCGCATTACGAGGCTGCTGGAGGCAAAGGCCTAG
- a CDS encoding GFA family protein yields the protein MTEENNGSCLCGAVKIRTTGPLRDVVGCHCSQCRKQTGLYFAATNVATDHVTVDGGENVSWYRSSPAASRGFCKTCGSALFWVADDADQISIMAGLFDDPNDLKMGHHIYCADKAGFYGLHDGLPQFPQSD from the coding sequence ATGACAGAAGAGAACAACGGTTCGTGCCTTTGCGGCGCCGTGAAAATACGGACGACAGGTCCGCTCAGGGATGTCGTCGGGTGTCACTGCTCGCAATGCCGCAAGCAGACCGGCCTCTACTTCGCCGCCACCAACGTGGCGACCGACCACGTCACCGTGGACGGCGGTGAGAATGTCAGCTGGTATCGCTCCAGCCCCGCTGCCAGCCGCGGGTTCTGCAAGACCTGCGGTTCCGCGCTGTTCTGGGTTGCCGACGATGCTGACCAGATCTCGATCATGGCCGGCCTGTTCGATGATCCGAACGACCTGAAGATGGGGCATCACATCTACTGCGCCGACAAGGCAGGCTTCTACGGCCTCCACGACGGTCTGCCCCAGTTCCCGCAATCCGACTAG